In Terriglobales bacterium, the following proteins share a genomic window:
- a CDS encoding STAS domain-containing protein, which yields METIRPVVVKRMPDRINLREARTFLDEVQPFLHSDRPQLVFDLSQVRQMDAAGVDMLLHCMSEVMRRDGDLKLAAVSPQAATILELTRTDRLFEIYETSGDAVRSFTYFLPNALRRDDTMAFPPPRAARDGKEQGDDTVAA from the coding sequence ATGGAAACGATTAGGCCGGTTGTGGTGAAGCGAATGCCGGACCGGATCAACCTGCGCGAGGCGCGCACTTTTCTCGATGAAGTGCAGCCCTTTCTCCATTCCGACCGGCCGCAGCTGGTCTTTGATCTTTCGCAGGTGCGGCAGATGGACGCCGCCGGCGTGGACATGCTGCTGCACTGCATGTCTGAGGTGATGCGCCGCGACGGCGACCTGAAGCTGGCGGCGGTTTCGCCGCAGGCTGCCACCATCCTGGAACTCACGCGCACCGATCGCCTGTTTGAGATCTATGAGACGTCAGGCGATGCGGTGCGCAGCTTCACGTACTTCCTGCCCAATGCCCTGCGGCGCGACGACACCATGGCGTTCCCGCCGCCGCGCGCCGCCCGCGATGGCAAGGAGCAGGGCGATGACACGGTCGCGGCATGA
- the prmC gene encoding peptide chain release factor N(5)-glutamine methyltransferase, with product MNAVQVREALSQAIQHLTARDVPSPRLNAETLLMFTLGRDRAYLYAHPERELTAEEASRYDAALAERARGVPAQYITGHQEFWGLDFVVTPAVLIPRPETEHVVETVLALRAEGPEGLRIADVGTGSGCIALALAKEFPRATVTALDISPAALEVARINATRLEMSERVRFVESDLLGALPASEQFELIVCNPPYVGENEADKVQRQVREFEPRVAVFAGKNGLDVYERLVPQARERLAPGGWLVMEIGYSIEAPVRALLGGWSDVRVTNDLQGIPRVVAAKKPT from the coding sequence GTGAATGCGGTGCAAGTCAGGGAAGCGCTCTCGCAAGCGATCCAGCACCTCACGGCGCGCGACGTCCCATCGCCGCGTCTCAACGCCGAAACGCTGCTAATGTTCACGCTCGGCCGCGATCGGGCCTATCTGTATGCGCATCCGGAACGTGAGCTGACGGCGGAAGAAGCCTCCCGTTACGACGCGGCGCTGGCGGAACGCGCGCGCGGCGTGCCGGCGCAGTACATCACCGGACATCAGGAATTCTGGGGCCTGGACTTCGTGGTGACGCCGGCGGTGCTGATCCCGCGTCCGGAGACGGAGCACGTAGTGGAGACCGTGCTGGCGCTGCGGGCGGAAGGGCCGGAAGGATTGCGCATCGCCGATGTCGGCACCGGTTCGGGCTGCATTGCCCTGGCGCTGGCGAAGGAGTTTCCCCGAGCCACGGTTACGGCACTCGACATTTCCCCCGCCGCGCTTGAGGTCGCGCGCATCAACGCCACGCGGCTGGAGATGAGCGAACGAGTCCGGTTCGTGGAAAGCGACCTGTTGGGCGCGCTGCCGGCAAGCGAGCAGTTTGAGCTGATCGTGTGCAACCCGCCCTATGTCGGCGAAAACGAGGCCGACAAAGTCCAGCGACAGGTGCGGGAGTTTGAGCCGCGCGTGGCGGTCTTCGCGGGAAAGAACGGTCTGGACGTTTACGAGCGGCTGGTTCCGCAGGCGCGTGAGCGCCTGGCTCCCGGTGGCTGGCTGGTGATGGAGATTGGCTACTCGATCGAAGCGCCGGTGCGCGCGCTGCTCGGCGGCTGGAGCGACGTGCGGGTAACGAACGACCTGCAGGGAATCCCGCGCGTGGTCGCGGCGAAGAAGCCGACCTAG
- a CDS encoding tetratricopeptide repeat protein codes for MKKVFWLVTLCSLLAASRPARSQTFEIPGQAPPQEKAKAARPGKKAGPGAKASPKAGGAENGIGWGSSIEVGRMARAAQQALNRGNNAAAAGYAQRAVQAAPQNAKLWFLLGYTSRLAGRLQPSLDAYKSGLQREPGSLDGLSGMAQTYARMGNISEAKRLLTQVVNANPKRVNDVLVLGEMQMRSGDLQQGLQTLQRGEAMKPSAHAELLMAMAYMKMKQPEKAKQLLDAAKRRAPRNPEIFRAVANYYRETRDYRAAIATLKSAPRQSPEVLADMAYTYELEGDHKQAAATYVRAANEAPKVIGYQLSAAQAQIVAGDADSGKKFLARAAALDESHYRLHAIRATVAKQEERRADAIREYEFAIAHLPESVAEGQLYPVLLRMNLAELYREDGNEAAAQRQLAMAEQQMTKIQVEGPAKAEFLRVRASIRTGSNDFSGAEADLKQALALDPANTNAQLQYANLLWKTRRPDEARKMYTAVLARDAKNRYALESMGYLARELGDNKTAAEFFNRLAAAYPNDYVPYLALGDMFTATREFAPADANYNKAFRLAPRNPTIIANAANAAIESRQFPRAGEWLARATAGMSNSPRIMLQRERYLFHTGKYLESAQLGRRVLEQLPRDRNASVYLGYALYNLGRYDDVLALSNQYESILPREPNFPLLAGHVHKQSQLLDEAADDYGRAIARDPKMVEAYINRGYTLNDLQNAEAATQDFNTALKINPGNGTAHLGLAFANLQLRRGKQALDQAQEAAKLMGDSGAIHLARATAFRQMRVLDKAEQEYRAALKYAPDDLSLHLALGETLYHEHRYNESIQALKAALPLSPDDSMIYAGLAHAAARLHDRNATLNYVQSAEREGGDEAAVLLATGDALLTLGEREAAMQRFTRALEAPDADKVDVRLAIGKVFLRDGKWDDARQQIALGFAESRVGESAPVSADNLIEAANMFLAMHDFDLAQRYYRKAKGLGAGDEVVAIGMANSYLAQGNALQAQSQLDALGNGDDYASNYDYALAQANIHRQRRDNVRAITAYARANALSGEEDVAERALQEVAGEEGFRLNDRWSVLSTFNIEPIFEDETIYQTDAQVFGVANDPALLPPPRSSLQTTWTNAFRMHQQGFPLVSGFFQVRNARGQVSVPSLALILDRNTYDYNFNGAINPVLHMGRNTIAFNTGLQFTLRRDSGSLQSAIALDQNLFRQFVYMSTSSFGNWISARGGAYHEAGPFTIRKLSSRDLGAHLDFRVGRPWGNTALVTGYSVRDLQFSPLVREFFTTSTYAGIERQFMDRKLKVTALGEYIRSWRVQDLTFGLGQTMRPAGEVEYRPNNRWLFEGTFAYSRGEGFHAYDNMQSGFLISYVKPLRRSIDDGAGPVPVEYPLRLSFGIQQQTFFNFTGRDQTHFRPVVRLTLF; via the coding sequence GTGAAAAAAGTTTTTTGGCTCGTAACTTTATGTTCCCTGCTGGCTGCGTCGCGTCCCGCGCGCAGCCAGACGTTTGAGATACCCGGGCAGGCGCCGCCGCAGGAGAAGGCGAAGGCGGCGCGCCCGGGGAAGAAAGCCGGGCCCGGAGCGAAGGCATCGCCGAAGGCGGGGGGCGCAGAAAACGGAATCGGCTGGGGCAGCAGCATCGAGGTCGGACGGATGGCGCGCGCGGCGCAGCAGGCGCTGAACAGGGGGAACAACGCGGCGGCGGCCGGCTACGCCCAGCGCGCCGTCCAGGCCGCGCCGCAGAACGCCAAGCTGTGGTTTCTGCTGGGATACACGTCGCGCCTGGCCGGGCGCCTGCAGCCCTCACTGGACGCTTACAAGAGCGGGCTGCAGCGTGAGCCCGGTTCGCTTGACGGCCTATCCGGCATGGCGCAGACCTACGCCCGGATGGGCAACATCAGCGAAGCCAAGCGGCTGCTGACGCAGGTGGTGAATGCGAATCCGAAGCGGGTGAACGATGTGCTGGTGCTGGGCGAGATGCAGATGCGCTCCGGCGACTTGCAGCAGGGGCTGCAGACGCTGCAGCGCGGGGAGGCGATGAAGCCTTCAGCGCATGCCGAGCTGCTGATGGCCATGGCCTACATGAAGATGAAGCAGCCGGAGAAAGCCAAGCAGCTTCTCGACGCGGCCAAGCGCCGCGCGCCGCGCAATCCGGAGATCTTCCGCGCGGTGGCGAACTACTATCGCGAGACGCGGGACTACAGAGCCGCCATCGCCACGCTGAAGAGCGCGCCGCGGCAGTCGCCTGAAGTGCTGGCCGACATGGCCTACACCTACGAACTCGAGGGCGATCATAAGCAGGCCGCGGCGACGTATGTGCGCGCTGCGAACGAGGCCCCGAAGGTCATCGGTTACCAGCTCAGTGCGGCGCAGGCGCAGATCGTGGCGGGTGACGCGGACAGCGGCAAGAAATTTTTGGCGCGCGCCGCCGCGCTCGACGAAAGCCACTATCGCCTGCACGCCATCCGCGCGACGGTCGCCAAGCAGGAGGAGCGGCGCGCCGATGCCATTCGCGAGTACGAGTTCGCCATCGCGCACCTGCCGGAGAGCGTCGCCGAGGGGCAGCTTTATCCCGTGCTGCTGCGCATGAACCTTGCCGAGCTGTATCGCGAAGACGGCAACGAAGCGGCGGCGCAGCGGCAACTGGCCATGGCCGAACAGCAGATGACCAAGATCCAGGTGGAAGGGCCGGCCAAGGCGGAGTTCCTGCGCGTGCGCGCTTCCATCCGCACCGGCTCGAATGATTTCAGCGGCGCCGAGGCCGACTTGAAGCAGGCGCTGGCGCTTGATCCGGCCAACACCAACGCGCAGCTGCAATACGCCAACCTGCTGTGGAAGACGCGCCGTCCCGATGAAGCCAGGAAGATGTACACGGCGGTGCTGGCCAGGGACGCGAAGAACCGCTATGCGCTGGAGAGCATGGGCTACCTGGCGCGCGAATTGGGGGACAACAAGACCGCCGCGGAATTCTTCAACCGGCTGGCCGCGGCGTATCCCAACGACTACGTGCCGTATCTCGCGCTGGGCGACATGTTCACGGCGACGCGCGAGTTCGCGCCGGCCGACGCGAACTACAACAAGGCCTTCAGGCTGGCGCCGCGCAATCCGACGATCATCGCCAACGCGGCGAATGCGGCGATCGAGTCGCGGCAATTTCCGCGGGCAGGCGAGTGGCTGGCGCGCGCCACGGCGGGCATGAGCAACAGCCCGCGCATCATGCTGCAGCGCGAGCGCTACCTGTTCCACACCGGGAAGTATCTGGAGTCGGCGCAACTGGGCCGGCGGGTGCTGGAGCAGCTGCCGCGCGATCGCAACGCCAGCGTCTACCTGGGCTACGCGCTCTACAACCTGGGCCGCTACGACGACGTGCTGGCGCTTTCCAACCAGTACGAGAGCATCCTGCCGCGCGAGCCGAACTTTCCGCTGCTCGCCGGGCACGTGCACAAGCAGTCGCAGCTGCTCGATGAGGCGGCCGACGATTACGGCCGCGCCATCGCGCGCGATCCCAAGATGGTGGAGGCGTACATCAATCGCGGCTACACGCTGAACGATCTGCAAAATGCCGAGGCGGCGACGCAGGACTTCAACACCGCGCTGAAGATCAATCCCGGCAACGGCACGGCGCACCTCGGCCTGGCGTTCGCCAACCTGCAACTGCGTCGCGGCAAGCAGGCGCTTGACCAGGCGCAGGAAGCGGCCAAGCTGATGGGCGATTCCGGCGCCATCCACCTGGCGCGCGCCACAGCGTTTCGCCAGATGCGCGTGCTGGACAAGGCCGAGCAGGAGTATCGGGCCGCGCTCAAGTACGCGCCCGACGACCTTTCCCTGCACCTGGCGCTGGGCGAGACGTTGTATCACGAGCACCGCTACAACGAGTCCATCCAGGCGCTGAAGGCCGCGCTGCCGCTATCGCCGGACGACTCGATGATCTACGCCGGGCTGGCGCACGCCGCCGCGCGCCTGCACGATCGCAACGCCACGCTCAACTACGTGCAGTCGGCGGAGCGTGAGGGCGGCGATGAGGCCGCGGTGCTGCTGGCCACCGGCGACGCGCTGCTCACGCTTGGCGAGCGCGAAGCGGCCATGCAGCGCTTCACGCGCGCGCTGGAAGCGCCCGACGCCGACAAGGTGGACGTGCGGCTGGCCATCGGCAAAGTTTTTCTTCGCGACGGCAAGTGGGACGACGCGCGCCAGCAGATCGCGCTGGGCTTTGCTGAGTCGCGGGTGGGCGAGTCGGCGCCGGTCTCGGCCGACAACCTGATCGAAGCCGCCAACATGTTCCTGGCGATGCACGATTTCGATCTCGCGCAGCGCTACTACCGCAAGGCAAAAGGCCTGGGCGCGGGCGATGAAGTGGTGGCCATCGGCATGGCGAACAGCTACCTGGCGCAGGGCAACGCGCTGCAGGCGCAGTCGCAACTCGATGCGCTGGGCAATGGCGACGACTACGCCAGCAACTACGATTACGCGCTGGCACAGGCCAACATCCACCGCCAGCGACGCGACAACGTGCGCGCCATCACCGCCTACGCGCGCGCCAACGCGCTCTCCGGCGAGGAAGACGTGGCCGAACGCGCGCTGCAGGAAGTCGCGGGCGAAGAGGGTTTCCGCCTGAATGACCGCTGGAGCGTGCTTTCCACCTTCAACATAGAACCGATCTTCGAAGACGAGACGATTTACCAGACGGACGCGCAGGTATTCGGCGTGGCGAATGATCCCGCCCTTCTGCCGCCGCCGCGTTCTTCGCTGCAGACCACGTGGACCAACGCCTTTCGCATGCACCAGCAGGGCTTTCCGCTGGTGAGCGGCTTTTTCCAGGTGCGCAACGCGCGCGGCCAGGTTTCCGTGCCAAGCCTGGCGCTCATCCTGGACCGCAACACGTACGACTACAACTTCAACGGCGCGATCAACCCGGTGCTGCACATGGGACGCAACACAATCGCGTTCAACACCGGCTTGCAGTTCACCCTCCGGCGCGATTCGGGCTCGCTGCAGTCGGCCATTGCACTGGACCAGAACCTGTTCCGCCAATTCGTTTACATGAGCACGAGCTCGTTCGGCAATTGGATCTCGGCGAGGGGAGGGGCGTACCACGAGGCGGGTCCGTTCACGATTCGCAAGCTGAGTTCGCGTGACCTGGGCGCGCACCTGGATTTCCGGGTCGGGCGTCCCTGGGGAAATACGGCGCTGGTCACGGGATACAGCGTCCGGGACCTGCAATTTTCGCCCCTGGTGCGGGAGTTTTTCACCACTTCGACGTACGCCGGCATCGAGCGTCAATTCATGGACCGGAAGCTGAAGGTCACCGCGCTGGGGGAATACATCCGCTCGTGGCGCGTGCAGGACCTGACTTTCGGGCTTGGACAGACGATGCGTCCGGCGGGCGAAGTGGAATACCGGCCGAACAATCGCTGGTTGTTCGAAGGGACGTTCGCGTACTCACGTGGAGAAGGTTTTCACGCGTATGACAACATGCAAAGCGGATTTCTCATCTCTTACGTTAAGCCATTGCGCCGCAGCATCGACGACGGCGCGGGTCCGGTTCCGGTGGAGTATCCGCTTCGGCTCTCATTCGGAATTCAGCAGCAAACGTTTTTCAATTTTACTGGCCGCGATCAAACGCACTTTCGTCCGGTGGTGCGCTTGACGCTTTTTTAG
- a CDS encoding glycosyltransferase has translation MKICLVTAFPPSRRGLNEYGFHLAQELQRDPLLSVTVLADELPEAAAELPDFYVQRAWRFNSLGNPSRLLRAIREVKPDVVWFNLLFSTFGDSPFPAFGGLAIPAATRLSGYYTHVTLHHLMDNINLSDAGVSFPHLYRMAGSVATRMLLMANSVSVLLPAYRRTLMEKYRGENVHFRAHGILSARPEYPDFSRRGSPEHRILAFGKWGTYKRLELLLEAFEQIVAVMPETRLVIAGGNHPTTPGYVESVAKQCAGNPRIRFTGYVAEEDIPELFSTATATVMPYSSATGSSGVAHLACEYGVPIVSADIPDFRQMADDENLAIEFYRTGSAENLAACLLELLRNPGRQREMAEQNFSAALRMTMPQIIFSYLRAFSLHQKAKTLEPISRFRRIPAWVPSRSAIYRAAAPRWSAWM, from the coding sequence ATGAAAATTTGTCTGGTGACTGCGTTCCCGCCCAGCCGGCGGGGACTCAATGAATACGGATTCCACCTCGCGCAGGAGCTGCAGCGCGATCCCCTGCTCAGCGTAACGGTGCTGGCCGACGAACTGCCCGAGGCAGCGGCGGAGCTTCCCGACTTCTACGTGCAGCGGGCCTGGCGTTTCAACAGCCTGGGAAACCCCAGCCGGCTGTTGAGGGCCATTCGCGAGGTCAAGCCCGACGTGGTGTGGTTCAACCTGCTGTTCTCCACCTTCGGCGACAGCCCGTTCCCGGCGTTCGGTGGACTCGCCATTCCGGCGGCCACGCGGCTTTCCGGCTATTACACGCACGTTACGCTGCATCACCTGATGGACAACATCAACCTGAGCGACGCCGGGGTGAGCTTTCCGCACCTGTATCGCATGGCAGGCTCGGTGGCTACGCGCATGCTGCTGATGGCCAACTCGGTTTCCGTGCTGCTGCCGGCGTATCGCCGGACGCTGATGGAGAAGTATCGCGGCGAAAATGTGCACTTCCGCGCCCACGGCATTCTGAGCGCGCGCCCCGAGTATCCCGACTTCAGCCGGCGGGGAAGTCCGGAGCACCGCATTCTCGCTTTCGGCAAGTGGGGGACCTACAAGCGGCTGGAGCTGCTGCTGGAGGCGTTCGAGCAGATCGTTGCGGTGATGCCGGAGACGCGCCTGGTGATCGCAGGAGGGAATCACCCGACCACGCCCGGATACGTGGAGTCAGTGGCGAAGCAGTGCGCCGGCAACCCGCGCATCCGCTTCACCGGCTATGTGGCGGAGGAAGACATTCCCGAGCTGTTCAGCACCGCGACCGCCACGGTGATGCCCTACAGCTCGGCGACCGGATCGAGCGGCGTGGCGCACCTGGCGTGCGAATACGGTGTGCCGATCGTGTCGGCCGACATTCCCGATTTCCGGCAGATGGCCGACGACGAAAACCTGGCAATCGAGTTCTACCGCACCGGCAGCGCCGAGAACCTGGCCGCTTGCCTGCTCGAGCTGCTGCGCAATCCTGGACGGCAGCGGGAGATGGCGGAGCAGAATTTCTCGGCCGCGCTGCGCATGACGATGCCGCAGATCATTTTTTCCTATCTGCGGGCCTTCAGCCTTCACCAGAAAGCCAAGACGCTGGAGCCGATTTCGCGCTTCCGGCGCATTCCGGCGTGGGTCCCCTCGCGCTCTGCCATATATCGCGCCGCGGCGCCGAGGTGGTCGGCTTGGATGTAA